One segment of Apus apus isolate bApuApu2 chromosome 1, bApuApu2.pri.cur, whole genome shotgun sequence DNA contains the following:
- the IQUB gene encoding IQ and ubiquitin-like domain-containing protein isoform X3, with translation MTKIGLYVSTVTDKPLSPGKYFTAEEYHKRRLEAVIVLQKNFRRWHSINVVQNLKERKRLRLEWEAQEELRKKKEKEEKLRREYERKMNPKTKEDFELLFHDLELWRQEEIERINKTLTGAERKAALCGLFEEEEQLIALFGREKLSADEENQQKAIFRFLNKCSQPKRWKAFDGKITEMDTQYTIHARELFEIYRNISMNGIPEDERTNVLLTLRGAVKEHECKLTQEIVELIDREVDLMSRKVKDCNLDGLRKRICTLFLQYFKTPKFNPEVAKILKVPSDPLKLYKNVHFCHSCENYLPSTEFPIPANSHTIGKCYLCCKLENEAHQRKAFLKYRLILKKLRKSEADYEDDSKVVFLVQLHDLQYLIENIWGCQSALSAYNDDLVMVRWDKQHEWSPWNTILLTEDEAEAHLKLHNLQEAYEAAFIHRIKYKHIWAKTFFAQIPVMASFLHSSDNQANANELLIAVPVPTGIRT, from the exons GTAATAGTATTACAGAAGAATTTCCGCCGTTGGCATTCTATAAATGTAGTACAGaatctgaaggaaagaaagaggttAAGGCTGGAATGGGAGGCACAAGAAGAATTAcggaaaaaaaaggagaaagaggaaaaactgagaagGGAGTACGAGCGAAAAATGAACCCTAAAACGAAAGAAGATTTTGAGCTACTCTTCCATGATTTAGAAT TatggaggcaggaggagatTGAACGGATTAATAAAACCCTTACTGGAGCTGAAAGAAAGGCAGCACTTTGTGGATTATTTGAAGAAGAGGAACAGCTGATTGCTCTCTTTGGGAGAGAGAAACTAAGTGCAGATGAGGAGAATCAACAAAAAGCAATATTTCGCTTTCTGAATAAG TGTTCTCAACCAAAGAGGTGGAAAGCATTTGATggaaaaatcactgaaatgGATACACAGTACACAATCCATGCCAGAGAGCTATTTGAAATCTACCGTAACATTAGTATGAATGGCATCCCAGAAGATGAGAGAACAAATGTACTGTTAACACTCAGAGGTGCAGTCAag gaacATGAATGTAAATTAACACAGGAAATAGTGGAATTAATTGACAGGGAAGTTGATCTTATGTCACGGAAGGTGAAAGATTGCAATTTAGATGGACTGAGGAAAAGAATTTGTACattatttcttcagtattttaaaactccAAAGTTTAACCCTGAAGTTGCTAAGATACTTAAG gTTCCATCAGATCCTTTAAAACTTTATAAAAATGTTCACTTCTGTCATAGCTGTGAAAATTACTTACCGTCTACAGAGTTTCCTATTCCTGCTAATTCCCACACTATTGGCAAATGTTACTTGTGTTGCAAGCTTGAAAATGAGGCTCACCAGCGAAAAGCATTTTTGAAGTACAGACTTATCCTAAAAAAACTCAGAAAGTCTGAAGCTGATTACGAGGATGATTCTAAAGTTGTTTTCTTAGTTCAG CTTCATGATCTGCAGTATCTGATTGAGAACATATGGGGCTGTCAGTCAGCTCTCAGTGCCTACAATGATGATTTGGTCATGGTCAGATGGGATAAGCAGCATGAGTGGTCCCCGTGGAACACTATTCTCCTCACTGAAGATGAGGCAGAGGCACACCTTAAGCTGCATAACCTTCAGGAG gctTATGAAGCAGCATTTattcacagaataaaatataaGCATATCTGGGCAAAAACCTTCTTTGCTCAGATTCCAGTGATGGCATCCTTTTTGCATAGCAGTGACAATCAGGCTAATGCAAATGAACTTTTAATAGCTGTGCCTGTTCCTACTGGGATAAGAACATAA